One window from the genome of Pseudomonas sp. L5B5 encodes:
- a CDS encoding tetratricopeptide repeat protein produces the protein MSSTEDEQLAEFKDWWQRNGKPLVTGGLLALVIVFGWQAWHKYQNNQSQGASVLYQQLLETTLTPDGKPDAARVADLAGKLNSEFGGTAYAQYGSLFVAKVAVDSGKLDDAAAQLKAVADKPANPTLGEVARQRLAQVLAAQSKVDDALKLLDGDADKAFLATREELKGDLLVQLGRVDEAHAAYQKAKAALSDEAAVGGLQIKLDDLAKGDA, from the coding sequence GTGTCGAGTACCGAAGATGAACAGCTAGCGGAATTTAAGGACTGGTGGCAGCGTAACGGCAAACCCCTGGTGACCGGTGGCCTGCTGGCCCTGGTCATCGTGTTCGGCTGGCAGGCCTGGCACAAGTATCAGAACAACCAGTCGCAAGGCGCTTCGGTGCTCTATCAGCAGTTGCTGGAAACCACCCTGACGCCTGATGGCAAGCCGGATGCGGCCCGTGTCGCCGACCTGGCCGGCAAGCTCAACAGCGAGTTTGGCGGCACGGCATACGCGCAGTACGGCAGCCTGTTCGTGGCCAAGGTGGCAGTGGACAGCGGCAAGCTGGACGACGCTGCGGCCCAGCTCAAGGCTGTGGCCGACAAACCGGCGAACCCGACCCTGGGCGAAGTGGCGCGTCAGCGCCTGGCTCAGGTACTGGCGGCGCAGAGCAAGGTCGATGATGCCCTGAAACTGCTCGACGGTGATGCTGACAAGGCCTTCCTGGCCACCCGTGAAGAACTCAAGGGCGATCTGCTGGTCCAGTTGGGCCGTGTCGATGAAGCCCATGCTGCGTACCAAAAAGCCAAGGCGGCGCTGTCGGATGAAGCGGCGGTCGGTGGCTTACAAATCAAGCTCGACGACCTGGCCAAAGGGGATGCGTGA
- a CDS encoding amidohydrolase: MRDLSALPDLNLALIQTTLAWHDRQANLEHFEPLLEQARGADLIILPEMFTTGFSMESTVLAEAENGPTSKWLRCQAKKLDAVITGSVIIQAADGSHRNRLLWARPDGEVWHYDKRHLFRMAGEHDHFTPGERQVQFELKGWRIRPLICYDLRFPVWSRDAQDTDLLLYTANWPGARRQHWNRLLPARAIENLCYVVAVNRVGTDGKGFAYTGDSQVLDFQGESLLSAGEADGVFQVCLNAADLAAYRARFPANLDADSFRFT, translated from the coding sequence ATGCGTGATCTGAGTGCGTTACCCGATCTGAATCTGGCGCTGATTCAGACCACCCTGGCCTGGCATGATCGCCAGGCCAACCTGGAGCATTTCGAGCCACTGCTGGAACAGGCCCGGGGTGCCGACCTGATCATCCTTCCGGAGATGTTCACCACTGGCTTTTCCATGGAGTCCACGGTCCTGGCGGAGGCTGAAAACGGCCCCACCAGCAAGTGGCTGCGCTGCCAGGCAAAAAAACTCGATGCCGTGATCACTGGCAGCGTGATCATCCAGGCGGCGGATGGCAGCCACCGCAATCGCCTGTTGTGGGCGCGCCCCGACGGAGAAGTCTGGCACTACGACAAACGCCACCTGTTTCGCATGGCCGGCGAACACGACCATTTCACCCCGGGCGAGCGCCAGGTGCAGTTCGAGCTCAAGGGGTGGCGCATTCGCCCGCTGATCTGCTACGACCTGCGTTTTCCGGTCTGGAGCCGTGACGCCCAGGATACCGACCTGTTGCTGTACACCGCCAACTGGCCGGGGGCCCGGCGCCAGCACTGGAACCGCTTGTTGCCGGCACGGGCCATCGAGAACTTGTGTTATGTCGTCGCTGTGAACCGTGTGGGCACCGATGGCAAGGGTTTCGCCTATACCGGCGACAGCCAGGTGCTGGATTTCCAGGGCGAGTCCCTGCTCAGTGCCGGGGAGGCGGATGGTGTGTTCCAGGTCTGCCTGAACGCCGCAGACCTGGCTGCCTACCGGGCCCGATTCCCGGCAAATCTCGATGCCGACAGCTTCCGCTTCACCTAG
- the pilW gene encoding type IV pilus biogenesis/stability protein PilW: MVLRLALLLLVASLGAGCVLSGDPAPLNTGKGRDEARQAYVQLGLGYLQQGMSERAKVPLKQALELAPDDADANAALALVFQAEMEPALADAQFRKALSARPNNARILNNYGSFLFEEKRYKEAYQRFEQAAADTLYPERSRVFENLGVTASKLGQRELAQLQLVKALRLNQQQPRALLEMAELSYEDRHYVPARDYYDRFGLLGEQNARSLLLGIRLATVFEDHDKASSYGLQLKRLYPGTPEYQQYLSEQ, from the coding sequence ATGGTCTTGCGCCTAGCGCTGCTCCTGCTTGTTGCCAGCCTCGGTGCTGGCTGTGTTCTGTCGGGCGATCCTGCTCCTTTGAACACCGGCAAGGGCCGCGATGAAGCGCGTCAGGCCTATGTGCAGTTGGGGTTGGGCTACCTTCAGCAAGGCATGAGCGAGCGAGCCAAGGTGCCGCTCAAGCAGGCCCTTGAGCTGGCACCGGATGATGCCGATGCCAACGCTGCCCTGGCGTTGGTGTTCCAGGCCGAGATGGAGCCAGCGCTGGCTGATGCACAATTTCGCAAAGCCTTGTCAGCACGTCCGAACAACGCCCGGATTCTCAATAACTACGGCAGTTTCCTGTTCGAAGAAAAACGTTACAAAGAGGCTTATCAGCGCTTCGAGCAAGCGGCTGCTGATACCCTGTATCCTGAACGTTCCCGGGTCTTCGAGAATCTGGGGGTAACCGCTTCAAAGCTGGGACAGCGCGAACTGGCCCAGTTGCAATTGGTGAAAGCCCTGCGTTTGAACCAGCAGCAACCTCGCGCATTACTGGAAATGGCTGAGTTGTCTTACGAAGACAGGCATTATGTGCCCGCGCGTGACTACTACGATCGTTTTGGCCTGCTTGGCGAGCAAAATGCACGTAGTCTATTGCTCGGCATCCGTCTGGCAACGGTGTTCGAGGATCACGACAAGGCCTCCAGTTACGGTCTGCAACTAAAGCGACTTTATCCCGGTACGCCGGAATATCAGCAATACCTGTCGGAGCAATGA
- the hisS gene encoding histidine--tRNA ligase, whose amino-acid sequence MSKSLQAIRGMNDILPEQTPLWRYFEGTVARLLDNYGYKQIRMPIVEFTELFKRSIGEVTDIVEKEMYTFEDRNGDSLTLRPEGTAACVRAALEHGLTGAGQVQKLWYIGPMFRHERPQKGRYRQFHQIGLEVFNLDGPDIDAELIVLTWRLWGELGIRDAVKLELNSLGTSEARARYREALVEFLSARMDKLDEDSQRRLKSNPLRVLDTKDPGTQAVLVDAPKLADYLDEESRVHFEGLKARLDAAGIPYVINPKLVRGLDYYSKTVFEWVTDKLGAQGTVCAGGRYDGLVEQMGGKPTPGVGFAMGIERLVLMLETLERVPEEISRQVDVYLCAFGEAAELAGLALSERVRDQLPNLRLQVNAGAGSFKSQFKKADKSGALYALILGDDEMAQQVVGFKPLRGQGEQQSIAWDALAAHLATCIVQG is encoded by the coding sequence GTGAGCAAGTCTCTACAAGCCATTCGTGGCATGAATGACATCCTGCCCGAGCAGACGCCCCTGTGGCGTTATTTCGAGGGCACCGTGGCGCGCCTGCTGGATAACTACGGTTACAAGCAGATCCGCATGCCGATCGTCGAGTTCACCGAACTGTTCAAGCGCTCCATCGGTGAAGTGACCGATATCGTCGAAAAAGAGATGTACACCTTCGAAGACCGCAACGGCGACTCCCTGACCCTGCGTCCAGAAGGCACTGCCGCCTGCGTGCGTGCGGCCCTGGAACATGGCCTGACCGGTGCCGGCCAGGTACAGAAACTCTGGTACATCGGTCCGATGTTCCGCCACGAACGTCCACAGAAAGGCCGTTATCGCCAGTTCCACCAGATCGGCCTGGAAGTGTTCAACCTCGACGGTCCGGATATCGACGCCGAGCTGATCGTGCTGACCTGGCGCCTGTGGGGCGAGCTGGGTATCCGTGATGCGGTGAAGCTCGAACTCAACAGCCTGGGTACTTCCGAAGCCCGCGCGCGTTATCGCGAAGCCCTGGTCGAGTTTCTTTCGGCGCGCATGGACAAGCTGGACGAAGACAGCCAGCGTCGCCTCAAGAGCAATCCACTGCGCGTACTGGACACCAAGGACCCTGGCACCCAGGCGGTACTGGTGGATGCGCCGAAGCTGGCCGATTACCTGGACGAAGAGTCCCGGGTGCATTTCGAGGGTCTCAAGGCTCGCCTGGATGCTGCCGGCATTCCGTATGTGATCAATCCGAAGCTGGTACGCGGGCTGGATTACTACAGCAAGACTGTTTTCGAATGGGTGACCGACAAGCTCGGGGCCCAGGGCACTGTCTGTGCCGGCGGCCGCTACGATGGCCTGGTCGAACAGATGGGCGGCAAGCCGACTCCGGGTGTGGGTTTTGCCATGGGCATCGAGCGTCTGGTGCTGATGCTGGAAACGCTGGAGCGGGTGCCGGAAGAAATTTCCCGCCAGGTGGACGTCTATCTCTGCGCTTTTGGCGAGGCAGCCGAGCTGGCAGGCCTGGCCCTGAGCGAGCGGGTACGCGACCAGTTGCCGAACCTGCGCCTGCAGGTCAACGCCGGTGCTGGCAGCTTCAAGAGCCAGTTCAAGAAGGCCGACAAGAGCGGTGCGCTGTACGCGCTGATCCTCGGTGACGACGAAATGGCCCAGCAAGTGGTAGGTTTCAAGCCCCTGCGTGGCCAGGGCGAACAACAAAGCATTGCCTGGGATGCGCTCGCTGCGCACCTGGCCACCTGCATCGTGCAGGGTTGA
- a CDS encoding RodZ domain-containing protein: MKVAQPEVQAATRVNPGETLRQARESNGWSLAEVAHKLNLTVSSLSNVEAGAFDKLPGHTFARGYIRAYAKLLDMDQAALVQSFDQYTGTDSQGSSVHALGRIEEPVRVSHTILRIVSLLLLVAVVGGGFIWWQDQTSQRSKEQVSLSPEHVEVEGADGKTQIHPIDEPEDQAVAEGQSEAEANAAQSAGQVSSEVAAAPVTPAVAAQVPAPAAPSIPAQGAAVPAPAPVIVSPAAATPAPAAAASVPAPAIASAGSGQVQIQFSADCWTQVSDGSGKILLSALKRKGETVDVSGKPPFAIRLGYARGAQISYNGQAVDIAPFTTGETARLKLGQ, encoded by the coding sequence ATGAAAGTGGCGCAACCCGAAGTTCAAGCAGCGACTCGCGTCAATCCCGGAGAAACCCTGCGCCAGGCCCGTGAAAGCAATGGCTGGTCGCTGGCTGAAGTGGCTCACAAGCTCAATCTCACCGTGAGCTCCCTGAGCAACGTGGAAGCCGGAGCCTTCGACAAGCTCCCGGGACATACCTTTGCCCGTGGATACATTCGCGCCTATGCCAAGCTGCTGGACATGGACCAGGCGGCCCTGGTCCAGTCCTTCGACCAGTACACCGGCACCGATTCCCAAGGCAGCAGCGTGCATGCCCTGGGTCGCATCGAGGAGCCAGTGCGGGTATCCCATACCATCCTGCGGATCGTCAGCCTGTTGCTGCTGGTGGCTGTGGTTGGCGGTGGTTTCATCTGGTGGCAGGACCAGACGTCGCAACGCAGCAAGGAGCAGGTTAGCCTGAGCCCGGAGCATGTCGAGGTCGAGGGTGCTGACGGCAAGACCCAGATTCACCCGATCGATGAGCCGGAAGACCAGGCCGTTGCCGAAGGCCAGAGCGAAGCCGAAGCCAATGCCGCACAGTCGGCCGGCCAGGTGTCCAGCGAGGTCGCAGCCGCTCCGGTGACGCCAGCAGTTGCAGCCCAGGTGCCGGCTCCTGCTGCACCATCCATCCCTGCCCAGGGGGCTGCGGTTCCGGCTCCAGCCCCAGTGATTGTTTCGCCGGCGGCTGCTACACCCGCACCTGCTGCAGCCGCAAGCGTGCCAGCGCCTGCTATAGCATCTGCAGGTTCCGGTCAGGTACAGATCCAGTTCAGTGCCGACTGCTGGACCCAGGTCAGCGATGGCAGTGGCAAGATCCTGCTCAGCGCCCTCAAGCGCAAGGGCGAGACTGTCGATGTCAGCGGCAAGCCGCCTTTTGCCATACGCCTGGGCTACGCCCGCGGCGCACAAATCAGCTACAACGGTCAGGCGGTGGATATCGCCCCGTTCACCACCGGCGAGACTGCTCGCCTGAAGTTAGGTCAATAA
- the rlmN gene encoding 23S rRNA (adenine(2503)-C(2))-methyltransferase RlmN, translating to MTTSIGKTNLLGLTQPEMEKFFDSIGEKRFRAGQVMKWIHHFGVDDFDAMTNVGKALREKLKAVAEIRGPEVVSEDISSDGTRKWVVRVASGSCVETVYIPQGKRGTLCVSSQAGCALDCSFCSTGKQGFNSNLTAAEVIGQVWIANKSFGSVPATVDRAITNVVMMGMGEPLLNFDNVIAAMHLMMDDLGYGISKRRVTLSTSGVVPMIDELAKHIDVSLALSLHAPNDALRNQLVPINKKYPLKMLLESCQRYMSALGEKRVLTIEYTLLKDVNDQPEHAVQMIELLKDIPCKINLIPFNPFPHSGYERPSNNAIRRFQDQLHHAGFNVTVRTTRGEDIDAACGQLVGQVLDRTRRSERYIAVRELSADADMPQSAAART from the coding sequence AAATGGATTCACCACTTTGGCGTCGATGATTTCGACGCCATGACGAATGTCGGCAAGGCCTTGCGCGAGAAGCTCAAGGCTGTTGCCGAGATTCGCGGTCCGGAAGTGGTCAGCGAGGACATCTCCAGCGACGGCACCCGTAAATGGGTGGTGCGCGTGGCGTCCGGCAGCTGCGTCGAGACCGTCTACATTCCCCAGGGCAAGCGCGGCACTCTGTGCGTTTCGTCCCAGGCAGGCTGTGCCCTGGATTGCAGTTTCTGCTCCACCGGCAAGCAAGGCTTCAACAGCAACCTCACCGCCGCCGAAGTCATTGGCCAGGTGTGGATTGCCAACAAATCCTTTGGCAGCGTCCCGGCGACCGTCGACCGTGCCATCACCAACGTGGTGATGATGGGCATGGGCGAGCCGCTGCTGAACTTCGACAACGTCATCGCGGCCATGCACCTGATGATGGACGACCTGGGCTACGGCATCTCCAAGCGCCGGGTGACCCTGTCGACCTCCGGCGTGGTGCCGATGATCGATGAGCTGGCCAAGCACATCGACGTCTCCCTGGCGTTGTCCCTGCACGCACCTAACGATGCGCTGCGCAACCAGCTGGTACCGATCAACAAGAAATACCCACTGAAGATGCTGCTCGAATCCTGCCAGCGCTACATGTCGGCCCTGGGCGAGAAGCGCGTGCTGACCATCGAGTACACCCTGCTCAAGGACGTCAACGACCAGCCTGAGCACGCAGTACAGATGATCGAGCTGCTCAAGGACATTCCTTGCAAGATCAACCTGATTCCGTTCAACCCCTTTCCCCATTCCGGCTACGAGCGTCCTAGCAACAACGCCATTCGGCGTTTCCAGGACCAACTGCACCACGCCGGCTTCAACGTCACGGTGCGTACCACCCGTGGTGAAGACATCGACGCTGCTTGCGGCCAGCTGGTAGGCCAGGTGCTGGACCGCACTCGGCGCAGCGAGCGTTACATCGCCGTGCGCGAGTTGAGCGCCGACGCGGATATGCCGCAAAGCGCCGCGGCCCGTACCTGA
- the bamB gene encoding outer membrane protein assembly factor BamB, which produces MRDVIRWKHAALLALALLAAGCSSNSKKELPPAELVDFKEEVVLQKQWSRSIGDGQGDTYNMLVPAIDGSTIYATDVTGVVVAMDRMNGDVKWKQDLELPVSGAVGVGYGLVMIGTLKGEVVALDTSSGEEKWRARVTSEVLAPPATNGDVVVVQTQDDRVIGLDASTGNQLWLYDSTPAVLTLRGTSAPLATNRLAVAGLSTGKVVALDIRNGVPVWEQRVAIPQGRSELDRVVDIDGGLLLSGGTLYVASYQGRVSALDLESGRPLWQRDASSYAGVAQGFGSVYVSLSSGTVEGIDERSTSALWSNDSLARRQLSAPEVFSSYVAVGDLEGYLHLLSQVDGRFVARERIDSDGLRARPLVVGDMIYVYGNSGKLEALTIK; this is translated from the coding sequence ATGCGTGACGTGATCCGTTGGAAACATGCAGCATTGCTGGCCCTGGCCTTGTTGGCCGCGGGTTGCAGCAGCAACAGCAAGAAAGAACTGCCACCGGCCGAACTGGTCGACTTCAAGGAAGAGGTGGTCCTGCAGAAACAGTGGAGCCGCTCTATCGGTGATGGCCAGGGCGACACGTACAACATGCTGGTTCCGGCCATCGATGGCAGCACCATCTACGCCACCGATGTCACTGGCGTTGTGGTAGCCATGGACCGCATGAACGGCGATGTCAAATGGAAGCAGGACCTGGAACTGCCTGTTTCCGGTGCTGTAGGCGTGGGTTATGGCCTGGTCATGATCGGCACCTTGAAAGGTGAAGTGGTCGCCCTCGACACTTCCAGTGGCGAAGAAAAATGGCGTGCCCGCGTCACCAGCGAGGTGCTGGCACCTCCCGCTACCAACGGTGACGTGGTTGTGGTCCAGACCCAGGATGACCGGGTGATTGGCCTTGATGCGAGCACCGGTAACCAGCTGTGGCTCTACGACAGCACTCCAGCGGTACTGACCCTGCGTGGCACCAGTGCCCCGCTGGCGACCAACCGTCTGGCCGTGGCAGGCCTTTCCACCGGCAAGGTGGTGGCGCTGGATATCCGCAACGGCGTGCCGGTGTGGGAGCAGCGTGTGGCCATCCCGCAAGGTCGTTCCGAACTGGACCGGGTAGTGGACATCGATGGTGGCCTGCTGCTGTCTGGTGGCACGCTCTACGTGGCCAGCTACCAGGGCCGGGTCTCGGCTCTGGACCTGGAGAGCGGCCGTCCGTTGTGGCAGCGTGATGCTTCCAGCTACGCGGGTGTCGCCCAGGGCTTCGGCAGCGTCTATGTCAGCCTGTCCTCGGGTACCGTGGAAGGCATCGACGAGCGCTCGACCTCAGCCTTGTGGAGCAACGATTCCCTGGCTCGCCGCCAACTGTCGGCACCGGAAGTCTTCTCCAGCTACGTAGCCGTGGGTGACCTGGAAGGTTACCTGCACCTGCTAAGCCAGGTGGACGGTCGTTTCGTCGCTCGTGAGCGCATCGACAGCGACGGCCTGCGGGCCCGTCCGCTGGTGGTGGGCGACATGATCTACGTGTATGGCAACAGCGGCAAACTGGAAGCCCTGACCATCAAGTAA
- the der gene encoding ribosome biogenesis GTPase Der — MVPVIALVGRPNVGKSTLFNRLTRTRDAIVGDLSGLTRDRQYGEAKWQGRTYILIDTGGISGDEHGMDEKMAEQSLLAIEEADVVLFLVDAKAGFTAADQMIGEHLRKRNKTSYVIANKVDNIDPDMARAEFAPLGMGDAIPIAGAHGRGISQMLEIALREFPKDDADEPEEGEEEIVAEGQEAKRIPGPSEKDGIKIAIIGRPNVGKSTLVNRMLGEDRVIVYDQPGTTRDSIYIPFERNDEKYTLIDTAGVRKRGKIHEEVEKFSVVKTLQAIKDANVVIFVMDAREGVVDHDLNLLGFALEAGRALVIALNKWDGMQPSERDYVKTELQRRLFFVDFADIHFISALHGTGVGNLYQSVQNSFKSAVTRWPTSRLTQILEDAVGEHAPPMVNNRRIKLRYAHLGGANPPLIVIHGNQVEKVPKSYVRYLENTYRRVLKLVGTPIRIEFKGGDNPYEGNKNTLTDRQVNKKRRLMSHHKKADKKRRDKR, encoded by the coding sequence ATGGTTCCCGTAATCGCCCTGGTGGGCCGACCCAACGTCGGCAAGTCCACCTTGTTCAACCGCCTGACTCGGACCCGTGACGCCATTGTTGGCGACCTGTCCGGTCTGACCCGTGATCGCCAATACGGTGAGGCCAAGTGGCAAGGGCGTACCTATATCCTCATCGACACCGGTGGTATCTCCGGTGACGAGCATGGCATGGACGAAAAGATGGCCGAGCAGTCGCTGCTGGCCATTGAAGAAGCTGACGTGGTGCTGTTCCTGGTGGACGCCAAGGCCGGGTTTACCGCAGCCGACCAGATGATCGGCGAGCACCTGCGCAAACGTAACAAGACCTCTTATGTGATCGCCAACAAGGTCGACAATATCGACCCGGACATGGCCCGTGCCGAATTTGCACCGCTGGGCATGGGCGATGCGATCCCGATTGCCGGCGCCCATGGTCGTGGCATCAGCCAGATGCTGGAGATCGCCCTGCGCGAATTCCCCAAGGATGACGCCGACGAACCTGAAGAAGGTGAAGAGGAGATCGTTGCCGAGGGTCAGGAAGCCAAGCGTATTCCGGGCCCAAGCGAGAAGGACGGGATCAAGATCGCCATCATCGGTCGTCCCAACGTCGGCAAGTCGACCCTGGTCAACCGCATGCTGGGCGAGGACCGGGTCATTGTCTATGACCAGCCCGGTACCACCCGCGACAGTATCTACATCCCGTTCGAGCGCAACGACGAGAAGTACACGCTGATCGACACTGCCGGTGTGCGCAAGCGCGGCAAGATCCACGAGGAAGTCGAGAAGTTCTCGGTGGTCAAGACCCTGCAGGCGATCAAGGACGCCAACGTGGTGATCTTTGTCATGGACGCCCGGGAAGGGGTGGTGGACCACGACTTGAACCTGCTGGGCTTTGCCCTGGAAGCCGGTCGGGCCCTGGTGATCGCCTTGAACAAGTGGGACGGCATGCAGCCGAGCGAGCGCGACTACGTGAAGACCGAGCTGCAACGCCGGTTGTTCTTCGTCGACTTTGCCGACATCCACTTCATCTCGGCGCTGCACGGTACCGGTGTGGGCAACCTCTACCAGTCGGTGCAGAACTCCTTCAAGTCGGCGGTGACCCGCTGGCCGACCAGCCGCCTGACGCAGATTCTGGAAGACGCCGTGGGCGAGCATGCGCCGCCGATGGTCAACAACCGCCGGATCAAACTGCGTTATGCCCACCTGGGTGGCGCCAACCCGCCGCTGATCGTGATTCACGGCAACCAGGTGGAGAAGGTGCCCAAGTCCTATGTGCGCTACCTGGAGAACACTTATCGCCGGGTGCTGAAGCTGGTGGGTACGCCGATCCGCATCGAATTCAAGGGCGGCGACAACCCGTACGAAGGCAACAAGAACACCCTGACCGACCGTCAGGTCAACAAGAAGCGCCGCTTGATGTCGCACCACAAGAAAGCCGACAAGAAGCGCCGCGACAAGCGCTGA
- a CDS encoding pyridoxal phosphate-dependent aminotransferase, translating to MITSKLPNVGTTIFTQMSQLAVETGALNLSQGFPDFDGPQALRDAVGRHIASGHNQYAPMTGLPVLRQQVAAKIARSYGVQVDADREVTITPGATQAIFCAIQTVIRPGDEVIVFDPSYDSYEPSVELAGGRCVHVQLGLGDFAIDWQKLAHALSPRTRMIILNAPHNPSGALISRAELDQLAALIRDRDIYLVSDEVYEHLVFDGVAHVSLLAHEELYRKAFVVSSFGKTYHVTGWKTGYVVAPPALSAELRKVHQYVSFCGVTPLQYALADFMAEHPEHVEQLPAFYQAKRDLFCDLLSASRFTFTRVPGTYFQLVDYSQIRPDLNDVEMATWMTREHGVAAIPVSVFYQQPPSGQRLVRLCFAKREETLRQAAEKLCVI from the coding sequence ATGATCACCAGCAAGCTGCCGAATGTCGGCACCACCATCTTTACCCAAATGTCTCAGCTCGCGGTGGAAACCGGAGCCCTCAACCTGTCCCAGGGTTTTCCCGATTTCGATGGTCCGCAAGCCTTGCGTGATGCGGTTGGCCGGCATATTGCCAGCGGTCACAATCAATATGCCCCCATGACCGGGTTGCCGGTACTGCGCCAGCAGGTGGCAGCGAAGATCGCTCGCAGCTACGGCGTGCAGGTCGATGCCGACCGTGAAGTGACCATCACCCCGGGCGCTACCCAGGCGATCTTCTGTGCTATCCAGACGGTGATCCGGCCGGGTGATGAAGTCATCGTCTTCGACCCCAGTTATGACAGCTACGAGCCGTCGGTCGAATTGGCGGGTGGCCGTTGTGTGCATGTGCAACTGGGGCTGGGTGACTTTGCCATCGACTGGCAGAAGCTTGCCCACGCTCTGAGTCCGCGCACGCGGATGATCATCCTCAATGCACCCCACAACCCCAGTGGGGCCCTCATCAGCCGTGCCGAGCTGGACCAGTTGGCTGCTCTGATCCGTGATCGCGACATCTATCTGGTCAGTGATGAAGTCTACGAACACCTGGTGTTCGACGGTGTGGCCCATGTCAGCCTGCTGGCCCATGAAGAGCTGTACCGGAAGGCTTTTGTGGTCAGCTCCTTTGGCAAAACCTATCACGTCACAGGTTGGAAGACCGGTTATGTGGTGGCGCCGCCCGCCTTGAGCGCGGAGCTGCGCAAGGTGCATCAATATGTCAGCTTCTGCGGGGTGACCCCTTTGCAGTACGCTCTCGCCGACTTCATGGCCGAGCACCCGGAGCATGTCGAGCAATTGCCTGCGTTCTACCAGGCCAAGCGCGATCTGTTCTGTGATCTGTTGAGCGCTTCACGCTTCACGTTCACCCGGGTGCCCGGCACTTACTTTCAGTTGGTGGACTATTCGCAGATTCGTCCGGACTTGAACGATGTCGAGATGGCGACCTGGATGACCCGTGAGCATGGGGTCGCGGCCATTCCGGTGTCGGTGTTCTATCAGCAGCCGCCTTCGGGGCAGCGTCTGGTGCGTCTGTGTTTTGCCAAGCGTGAGGAGACGTTGCGTCAGGCAGCGGAGAAACTATGCGTGATCTGA
- the ispG gene encoding flavodoxin-dependent (E)-4-hydroxy-3-methylbut-2-enyl-diphosphate synthase → MHGESPIKRRESRKIWVGSVPVGGDAPIAVQSMTNSDTNDVAATVAQINRLEAAGVDIVRVSVPDMDAAEAFGRIKQQVKVPLVADIHFDYRIALRVAELGVDCLRINPGNIGREDRVRAVVDAARDRGIPIRIGVNAGSLEKDLQKKYGEPTPAALVESALRHVEHLERLNFKDFKVSVKASDVFMAVEAYRLLAKEIIQPLHLGITEAGGLRSGTVKSAVGLGMLLAEGIGDTIRISLAADPVEEVKVGYDILKSLHLRSRGINFIACPSCSRQNFDVVKTMNELEGRLEDLLVPMDVAVIGCVVNGPGEAKEAHIGLTGGTPNLIYIDGKPAQKLTNDNLVEELERLIRQKAAEKVEADAALIARG, encoded by the coding sequence ATGCACGGCGAATCTCCAATCAAACGTCGCGAGTCCCGCAAGATATGGGTCGGCTCGGTACCGGTGGGCGGCGATGCCCCCATCGCGGTGCAGAGCATGACCAACAGCGACACCAATGACGTGGCTGCGACCGTGGCCCAGATCAACCGCCTGGAAGCCGCCGGTGTCGACATCGTGCGGGTTTCGGTGCCGGATATGGACGCCGCCGAGGCGTTCGGTCGGATCAAGCAGCAGGTCAAGGTGCCGCTGGTGGCCGACATTCACTTCGATTACCGGATCGCCCTGCGCGTGGCCGAGCTGGGTGTCGACTGCCTGCGTATCAATCCGGGCAACATCGGTCGAGAGGATCGGGTGCGTGCGGTGGTCGATGCAGCTCGCGACCGAGGTATTCCGATCCGTATCGGAGTCAATGCCGGCTCGTTGGAGAAGGACCTGCAGAAGAAGTATGGCGAACCGACCCCGGCTGCCCTGGTGGAGTCGGCCCTGCGTCATGTGGAACACCTGGAACGTCTGAACTTCAAGGACTTCAAGGTCAGCGTGAAGGCATCCGATGTGTTCATGGCCGTCGAAGCCTACCGTCTGCTGGCCAAGGAAATCATCCAGCCCCTGCATTTGGGAATCACTGAAGCCGGTGGATTGCGTTCAGGCACGGTGAAATCCGCCGTCGGCCTCGGTATGCTGCTGGCCGAAGGGATTGGCGATACCATTCGTATTTCGTTGGCGGCCGATCCGGTCGAGGAAGTGAAGGTCGGCTACGACATTCTCAAGTCCCTGCATCTGCGTTCCCGTGGCATCAACTTCATTGCCTGCCCGAGCTGCTCGCGGCAGAACTTCGATGTGGTCAAGACCATGAACGAGCTGGAAGGGCGTCTTGAAGACCTGCTGGTGCCCATGGATGTTGCGGTGATCGGCTGCGTGGTCAACGGCCCGGGTGAGGCCAAAGAGGCGCACATCGGCCTGACCGGTGGCACGCCGAACCTGATCTACATCGATGGCAAGCCGGCACAGAAACTGACCAATGACAATCTGGTGGAAGAGCTTGAAAGGCTGATCCGGCAGAAGGCGGCCGAAAAGGTCGAAGCCGACGCAGCGCTGATCGCTCGCGGCTAA